A region from the Acuticoccus sediminis genome encodes:
- a CDS encoding ribonuclease T2 family protein produces MRTIVSAVALAAGAGLWSGGPGWAGPMLEGWFIAEDTCPATRKIDGSNPGNVATEPRVAYDILEINRDGGDFYRIRIPGAPQIEERWVAVRCGTHVVAAGPPRRPGGGEPGGGGGGDTELGGLPTGDDSRESTDNLLAASWQPGFCETGAGRPKTECMLLNAGQLPDAADRFSMHGLWPQPNGNFWCTDEALRQKGIDNEDMLPLALSDATREALADVMPGTHSEFQRYQFYKHGSCFFAAGGAEEYFRDAINLFDQLNASPVAVLFRDHIGERLSPADVKAAFDTAFGPGAGRRVQFECDADGRRDIYIELRIALRGRIDDAASLGDLILAAPPASDTAESGCARAVVDRAGLQ; encoded by the coding sequence ATGCGCACGATCGTGTCCGCAGTCGCGCTGGCGGCTGGTGCGGGACTGTGGAGCGGCGGCCCGGGCTGGGCCGGGCCGATGCTCGAGGGCTGGTTCATCGCCGAGGACACGTGCCCGGCGACCCGCAAGATCGACGGTTCCAACCCCGGCAACGTCGCGACGGAGCCGCGCGTCGCCTACGACATCCTCGAGATCAACAGGGACGGCGGTGACTTCTACCGCATCCGCATTCCCGGCGCGCCGCAGATCGAGGAGCGCTGGGTCGCGGTGCGTTGCGGGACGCATGTCGTCGCGGCGGGCCCGCCGCGCCGGCCCGGCGGAGGCGAGCCCGGTGGTGGCGGTGGCGGCGATACCGAGCTCGGCGGCCTTCCGACCGGCGACGACAGCCGCGAGTCCACCGACAATCTGCTGGCCGCGAGCTGGCAGCCCGGCTTCTGCGAGACCGGTGCCGGTCGGCCGAAGACCGAGTGCATGCTGCTCAACGCCGGCCAGCTGCCGGACGCGGCGGACCGGTTCTCCATGCACGGCCTCTGGCCGCAGCCGAACGGCAACTTCTGGTGCACCGACGAGGCCCTGCGGCAGAAGGGCATCGACAACGAGGACATGCTCCCGCTCGCCCTCTCCGACGCGACGCGGGAGGCGCTGGCGGACGTGATGCCCGGCACCCACAGCGAGTTTCAGCGCTACCAGTTCTACAAGCACGGCTCCTGCTTCTTCGCCGCCGGTGGAGCGGAGGAATACTTCCGCGACGCCATCAACCTGTTCGACCAGCTCAACGCCTCTCCGGTCGCCGTACTCTTTCGCGACCACATCGGCGAGCGCCTGTCGCCGGCGGACGTCAAGGCGGCGTTCGACACCGCGTTCGGGCCGGGGGCCGGCAGGCGGGTCCAGTTCGAGTGCGACGCGGACGGCCGGCGCGACATCTACATCGAGCTGCGCATCGCGCTGCGGGGGCGGATCGACGACGCGGCGTCGCTCGGCGACCTCATCCTGGCGGCCCCGCCCGCCTCCGACACCGCCGAATCCGGCTGTGCGCGCGCCGTCGTGGACAGGGCCGGGCTGCAGTAG
- a CDS encoding cation diffusion facilitator family transporter — MPETVRTAPKTLAAASIAVGCVVFAIKLLSWWVTDSVALFSDALESIVNIGAALAAFVAVSWSQRPDDDDHPYGHHKAEYLSAVLEGALIVLAALLILREAAVGFLEPRPLTAPWLGIAINLCAGVLNAVWALVLIRYGERHRSPALKADGRHLMADVVTSAGVALGLVLAVVTGWSILDPLLAAMVAVNVLKSGWTLVTESVGGLMDAAPPEADLSRIRRAIAEHCDDAIEAHDLRTRHAGRRTFVEFHLVVPADMTVARAHVICDRIEAAIRREMGESVISIHVEPPHKAKHENLVKV, encoded by the coding sequence ATGCCGGAGACCGTGCGGACCGCGCCCAAGACGCTGGCCGCCGCGAGCATCGCGGTCGGCTGCGTCGTCTTCGCGATCAAGCTGCTCTCGTGGTGGGTGACGGACAGTGTGGCGCTGTTCTCCGACGCGCTGGAGAGCATCGTCAACATCGGTGCCGCCCTCGCCGCGTTCGTCGCCGTGAGCTGGAGCCAGCGTCCGGACGACGACGACCACCCCTACGGGCACCACAAGGCCGAGTACCTGTCGGCGGTCCTGGAAGGCGCGCTGATCGTCCTCGCCGCGCTGCTGATCCTGCGCGAGGCCGCCGTCGGCTTCCTGGAGCCGCGGCCGCTCACGGCGCCCTGGCTCGGTATCGCCATCAACCTGTGCGCCGGCGTCCTCAACGCGGTGTGGGCGCTCGTCCTCATCCGCTACGGCGAGCGGCATCGCTCCCCGGCGCTTAAGGCGGACGGGCGGCACCTGATGGCGGACGTCGTCACCTCGGCGGGCGTCGCACTGGGGCTCGTTCTCGCGGTGGTCACCGGGTGGAGCATCCTCGACCCGCTGCTGGCCGCCATGGTCGCGGTCAACGTCCTGAAGTCCGGCTGGACCCTCGTCACGGAGAGCGTCGGGGGCCTGATGGACGCCGCGCCCCCCGAGGCCGACCTCAGCCGGATCCGCCGCGCCATCGCCGAGCATTGCGATGACGCGATCGAGGCGCACGACCTGCGGACCCGCCATGCCGGCCGGCGGACCTTCGTGGAGTTCCATCTCGTGGTGCCGGCGGACATGACCGTCGCCCGCGCGCACGTCATCTGCGACCGCATCGAGGCGGCGATCCGCCGGGAGATGGGCGAGTCGGTCATCTCCATCCACGTCGAGCCGCCTCACAAGGCGAAACACGAAAACCTCGTGAAGGTGTGA
- the rpsD gene encoding 30S ribosomal protein S4, with the protein MTKRHSQKYKIDRRMGENIWGRPKSPVSPGRREYGPGQHGQRRKGKMSDFGTQLRAKQKLKGYYGNISEKQFRAVYDEAVRRRGDTGEQLIGLLESRLDAIVYRAKFVATVFAARQFVSHGHVKVNGRRVNIPSFRCKQGDVIEVRDKSKNMLALLEAIGLAERDVPDYLDVDHTKMTATYARVPNLGDVPYPAKMEPNLVVEFYSR; encoded by the coding sequence ATGACGAAGAGACATTCACAGAAGTACAAAATCGACCGCCGTATGGGCGAGAACATCTGGGGACGCCCGAAGTCCCCGGTGAGCCCCGGCCGCCGCGAGTATGGCCCCGGCCAGCATGGCCAGCGCCGCAAGGGCAAGATGAGCGACTTCGGCACGCAGCTGCGCGCCAAGCAGAAGCTCAAGGGCTACTACGGCAACATCTCCGAGAAGCAGTTCCGCGCCGTGTACGACGAGGCGGTCCGCCGCCGCGGTGACACCGGCGAGCAGCTGATCGGCCTCCTCGAGAGCCGTCTCGACGCGATCGTCTACCGCGCCAAGTTCGTCGCGACCGTGTTCGCCGCGCGCCAGTTCGTCTCGCACGGCCACGTCAAGGTGAACGGCCGCCGCGTCAACATCCCGTCCTTCCGCTGCAAGCAGGGCGACGTGATCGAGGTGCGCGACAAGTCGAAGAACATGCTCGCCCTCCTCGAGGCCATCGGCCTCGCCGAGCGTGACGTGCCGGACTACCTCGACGTCGACCACACCAAGATGACCGCGACCTATGCGCGCGTGCCGAACCTCGGCGACGTGCCGTACCCGGCCAAGATGGAACCGAACCTCGTCGTCGAGTTCTACTCGCGCTAA
- a CDS encoding cytochrome P450 yields MHMSDETIAQYGLADSFIPPYPHRYTERLSVWKRIELGSKNLLATFREYDFQNKRIKQSFLGQTLHVCNQPEGVRETLHQQAAAFEKKSPVQRHTLEPLLGDGLFVSDGRTWAERRKIVAPIVHGRRVDTFAPIMSDVAAEWCQQWEKAGDGATLDVLFEMGELTAEIISRTIFGAKLGRENTQQIIAGFAAYQKSIQVLDWLTLLNLPDWLPRLRSPRTLRARNKVHRVIDDIMRRFQAGDVDERAVIRSLFEARDADGRPLTKTAIRNEAIVIFMAGHETTANTLAWAFYCVSQSPRVQERLKAEFDSVLGGRTPELSDVANLVYTRAVVEETLRLYPPVPLLGREATAKGTLLGNEVNPGDILIVAPWLLQRNRDIWSLPDHFVPERFVPSIAQRPNKYANIPFASGPRVCPGMTFALTEATICLAALLQHFDVRLQDGLEVETDCRLTLRPTSPLSMTIHRRSPAPAGAGAATVSAVADTSAGAVLAREHDSAQ; encoded by the coding sequence ATGCACATGTCCGACGAGACCATCGCCCAATACGGACTGGCTGACAGCTTCATCCCGCCGTACCCGCACCGCTACACCGAGCGCCTCTCGGTCTGGAAGCGAATCGAGCTCGGTTCGAAGAACCTTCTCGCCACGTTCCGCGAGTACGATTTCCAGAACAAGCGCATCAAGCAATCGTTCCTCGGCCAGACGCTCCACGTCTGTAACCAGCCCGAAGGCGTGCGCGAGACGCTGCACCAGCAGGCGGCTGCGTTCGAGAAGAAGTCCCCGGTCCAGCGCCACACCCTGGAGCCGCTCCTCGGCGACGGGCTCTTCGTGTCGGACGGGCGCACCTGGGCGGAGCGGCGCAAGATCGTGGCCCCGATCGTCCACGGGCGCCGGGTCGACACCTTCGCCCCGATCATGAGCGACGTCGCCGCCGAGTGGTGCCAGCAGTGGGAGAAGGCCGGCGACGGCGCGACGCTCGACGTCCTCTTCGAGATGGGCGAGCTGACGGCCGAGATCATCTCCCGCACGATCTTCGGCGCGAAGCTCGGCCGCGAGAACACGCAGCAGATCATCGCCGGCTTCGCCGCGTACCAGAAGTCCATCCAGGTGCTGGACTGGCTGACGCTTCTCAACCTACCGGACTGGCTGCCGCGCCTGCGCAGCCCGCGCACCCTGCGGGCGCGCAACAAGGTGCACCGCGTCATCGACGACATCATGCGGCGCTTCCAGGCCGGCGACGTCGACGAGCGCGCCGTCATCCGCAGCCTCTTCGAGGCGCGCGACGCCGACGGCAGGCCGCTCACCAAGACGGCGATCCGCAACGAGGCGATCGTCATCTTCATGGCCGGCCACGAGACGACCGCGAACACTCTCGCCTGGGCGTTCTACTGCGTCTCGCAGAGCCCGCGCGTGCAGGAGCGGCTGAAGGCCGAGTTCGATTCGGTGCTCGGCGGCAGGACGCCGGAGCTGTCGGACGTGGCGAACCTCGTCTACACGCGCGCGGTGGTCGAGGAGACCTTGCGTCTCTACCCGCCCGTACCGCTTCTCGGCCGCGAGGCGACCGCCAAGGGCACCCTTCTCGGCAACGAGGTTAACCCCGGCGACATCCTCATCGTCGCGCCCTGGCTGCTGCAGCGGAACCGGGACATCTGGTCCCTGCCCGATCACTTCGTGCCGGAGCGGTTCGTCCCCTCCATCGCGCAGCGGCCGAACAAGTACGCCAACATCCCCTTCGCGAGCGGGCCGCGTGTCTGCCCGGGCATGACCTTCGCGCTGACGGAGGCGACCATCTGCCTCGCCGCGCTGCTGCAGCACTTCGACGTCCGGCTGCAGGACGGCCTCGAGGTGGAGACGGACTGCCGCCTGACCCTGCGCCCGACCTCGCCGCTGTCGATGACGATCCACCGCCGTTCGCCCGCCCCGGCCGGGGCGGGCGCGGCGACGGTTTCCGCGGTCGCGGACACGAGCGCGGGCGCCGTGCTGGCGCGCGAGCACGACAGTGCTCAATAG
- a CDS encoding lysophospholipid acyltransferase family protein — MLNSEIPWSATYAPEPTAPPLKDLFGDEGARRSAMRFHLQDRVYGGGKMALHSLFRMLSPEAGSNFAGRIVAPRSRAYYRGKPFIQRMDRMIARLRPELADDPAAREAVVDRWFENTARAMAEFSHLEAVSTPPRTTVEGLEIVERLQAEGRSMVLTTVHTGMWEMISYLSSRHFGDKGTGAWAPQSNRFENRIVADTRRKLGIKVLPATPKLARQLYKSLAVPGQTIVLVIDELSEKQVKFPLFGRPVEDRCNFAFALYAAQRTGAAIVPAVITRTGPTRFTFRYNEPIDVPKGNDGFHSAALALNAVYEPHVLAHLDQWYMLHEVKVP; from the coding sequence GTGCTCAATAGCGAGATCCCGTGGTCGGCCACCTACGCGCCCGAGCCGACCGCGCCGCCGCTCAAGGACCTCTTCGGCGACGAGGGCGCCCGCAGGAGCGCGATGCGCTTCCACCTGCAGGACCGCGTCTACGGCGGCGGCAAGATGGCGCTCCACTCCCTCTTCCGCATGCTCTCGCCCGAGGCCGGCTCGAACTTCGCCGGCCGCATCGTCGCGCCGCGTTCGCGCGCGTACTACCGCGGCAAGCCGTTCATCCAGCGGATGGACCGGATGATCGCCCGGCTGCGCCCCGAACTCGCCGACGACCCGGCCGCGCGCGAAGCCGTCGTCGACCGCTGGTTCGAGAACACGGCGCGGGCGATGGCCGAGTTCTCCCACCTCGAGGCCGTCTCGACGCCGCCGCGCACCACGGTGGAGGGACTGGAGATCGTCGAACGGCTGCAGGCCGAGGGCCGCTCCATGGTGCTGACGACGGTGCATACGGGGATGTGGGAGATGATCTCCTACCTCTCCTCGCGGCATTTCGGCGACAAGGGGACCGGGGCCTGGGCGCCGCAGTCGAACCGGTTCGAGAACCGCATCGTCGCCGACACCCGCCGCAAGCTCGGCATCAAGGTGCTGCCGGCAACGCCGAAGCTGGCGCGCCAGCTCTACAAGAGCCTCGCCGTGCCGGGGCAGACGATCGTGCTGGTGATCGACGAGTTGTCCGAGAAGCAGGTGAAGTTCCCGCTGTTCGGGCGTCCGGTGGAGGACCGCTGCAACTTCGCCTTCGCGCTCTACGCGGCACAGCGAACGGGCGCGGCGATCGTCCCGGCGGTCATCACGCGTACGGGGCCGACGCGCTTCACCTTCAGATACAACGAGCCCATCGACGTGCCGAAGGGCAATGACGGATTCCACTCCGCTGCGCTCGCGCTCAACGCCGTCTACGAGCCTCACGTCCTTGCCCACCTCGACCAATGGTACATGCTGCACGAGGTGAAGGTCCCCTGA